A portion of the Sphaerochaeta pleomorpha str. Grapes genome contains these proteins:
- a CDS encoding Rid family detoxifying hydrolase, giving the protein MKKEIIQTDKAPKAIGPYSQATVYNDVVYTSAQLPIDPVTNELLDGDIAQQTDLAMKNLAAVLSAAGSSFDKVLKCTVFITDMSQFSKVNAVYARYYEGIEPPARACVEVTKLAKGAMVEIEVIATR; this is encoded by the coding sequence ATGAAAAAAGAAATCATACAGACTGACAAAGCACCAAAGGCAATCGGTCCCTACAGTCAGGCTACTGTCTATAACGACGTTGTCTACACCTCTGCCCAGTTGCCTATCGACCCGGTTACCAACGAACTGCTCGATGGCGATATTGCCCAGCAGACGGACCTGGCAATGAAAAACCTTGCGGCAGTGCTTTCTGCTGCAGGCTCTTCTTTTGACAAAGTTCTCAAATGCACCGTCTTCATCACTGACATGAGCCAGTTTTCCAAGGTCAATGCAGTGTATGCACGTTATTATGAAGGAATTGAGCCCCCTGCCCGTGCCTGTGTCGAGGTTACCAAGCTTGCAAAAGGAGCAATGGTCGAGATCGAAGTGATAGCAACGCGATAA